In Halogeometricum sp. S1BR25-6, a single genomic region encodes these proteins:
- a CDS encoding adenylyltransferase/cytidyltransferase family protein: MTRRVIAQGTFDILHPGHVHYLRDAAALGDELHVIVARRENVTHKRKPVLPDRQRRDMVDALGAVTEAHLGHREDIFVPIERIRPDVIVLGHDQHHDADGISEALAARGIDCEVTRASAREPAYEDELLSTGRIIDRVLEERADGSGRKRDGDRDRSRDEDA; encoded by the coding sequence GTCATCGCCCAGGGGACGTTCGACATCCTCCACCCCGGTCACGTCCACTACCTGCGCGACGCCGCCGCCCTCGGCGACGAACTGCACGTCATCGTCGCCCGCCGCGAGAACGTCACCCACAAACGAAAGCCCGTCCTGCCGGACCGCCAGCGCCGCGACATGGTCGACGCCCTCGGAGCGGTGACGGAGGCACACCTCGGCCACCGCGAGGACATCTTCGTCCCCATCGAGCGCATCCGCCCGGACGTCATCGTCCTCGGCCACGACCAGCACCACGACGCCGACGGCATCAGCGAGGCCCTCGCCGCCCGCGGCATCGACTGCGAGGTGACGCGCGCCTCCGCGCGCGAACCCGCCTACGAGGACGAACTGCTCTCGACCGGCCGCATCATCGACCGCGTCCTCGAAGAACGGGCGGACGGTTCGGGCCGGAAACGGGACGGGGACCGAGACCGCAGTCGAGACGAGGACGCGTAG
- a CDS encoding Gfo/Idh/MocA family protein, producing the protein MSELAVVAIGLGDLGRLECRSIDSIDGVSVVAGADPSPDARDAFQYELGRHTYDSHEAMLDDVDADAAIISTPHTLHYDHARACLDRGVHVHVEKPMVTDLGDARALVERARESDRVLAVGYQRHFDDRFREIRRLIDDGRIGTPHMATCHLEQDWVRWNRDRWRGNPDLSGGGQLYDSGSHLLDALLWTTRSTPFEVAATVDDRGADVDVNAALAVTLDRDGDRLTASVGVSGEGPSGPAPGEALRIWGTDGSLSFDGETLRVVEDGTEYEATLSEPTFEELTARKLGNFVGAIRGEAELKIPPSDAVKVTALTEAAYESAESGRRVAIDAEV; encoded by the coding sequence ATGTCGGAACTCGCGGTCGTCGCTATCGGTCTCGGCGACCTCGGCCGCTTAGAGTGTCGGAGCATCGATTCGATAGACGGCGTCTCGGTCGTCGCCGGCGCGGACCCCTCCCCGGACGCGCGCGACGCCTTCCAGTACGAACTCGGACGCCACACCTACGACTCCCACGAGGCGATGCTGGACGACGTGGACGCCGACGCGGCTATCATCTCGACGCCGCACACGCTCCACTACGACCACGCGAGGGCCTGTCTGGACCGCGGCGTCCACGTCCACGTGGAGAAGCCGATGGTGACGGACCTCGGCGACGCCCGCGCGCTCGTCGAACGCGCGCGCGAGTCCGACCGCGTCCTCGCCGTCGGCTACCAGCGCCACTTCGACGACCGCTTCCGGGAGATTCGCCGACTCATCGACGACGGGCGCATCGGCACCCCGCACATGGCGACGTGTCACCTCGAACAGGACTGGGTACGGTGGAACCGCGACCGCTGGCGCGGGAACCCCGACCTCTCCGGCGGCGGCCAACTGTACGACTCGGGGAGTCACCTGCTGGACGCCCTCCTGTGGACGACGCGGAGCACCCCCTTTGAGGTGGCGGCGACGGTGGACGACCGTGGCGCCGACGTCGACGTGAACGCCGCGCTGGCGGTCACGCTGGACCGCGATGGCGACCGCCTCACCGCGAGCGTCGGCGTCTCCGGCGAGGGGCCGAGCGGACCCGCCCCGGGCGAGGCGCTCCGTATCTGGGGCACCGACGGCTCCCTCTCGTTCGACGGCGAGACCCTCCGCGTCGTCGAGGACGGGACCGAGTACGAGGCGACGCTCTCGGAACCGACGTTCGAGGAACTCACCGCGCGGAAGTTAGGGAACTTCGTCGGCGCGATACGAGGGGAGGCCGAGTTGAAGATTCCGCCGTCCGACGCCGTGAAGGTGACCGCGCTGACCGAGGCGGCCTACGAGTCCGCCGAGTCCGGCCGACGGGTCGCCATCGACGCCGAGGTCTGA
- a CDS encoding PQQ-dependent sugar dehydrogenase: MPPLSRRRALASGLSALLAGVAGCSSAPTNGTDDPPATRTESPPDGDGGGGETGTGTGTGGDGPNLADARVAAESVAAGFVSPVDFFAPAGTDRRFVVDQPGVVYEVTANGRRDAPYLDLREQVVDIGGYDERGLLGVAPHPEFADNGRLYVRYSAPRREGTPRDYSHTFVLSEFTVDPGARTVDGGRERTLLELPEPQSNHNAGSVGFGPDGLLYVGTGDGGGGGDRGTGHVADWYDAVDGGNGQDVTENLLGSILRLDVDSRDGDRPYGIPADNPLVGRDGLDEQYAWGFRNPWRFSFDTRDGNNWDLYVADVGQSEYEEVSVVERGGNYGWNVREGTHCYGAGECPTTTPDGDPLVDPVIEYPHSGDGATGISVIGGYVVRGGALSGTGLAGAYLFADWRSNGRLFAADPASETTPWPVTEVPITGDGAPGSFVTAFGRDGEDLFVLSTGARGLNDRTGALHRLVAP; the protein is encoded by the coding sequence ATGCCACCCCTCTCCCGCCGCCGCGCGCTCGCGTCCGGCCTGTCGGCCCTCCTCGCGGGCGTCGCCGGATGTAGCTCGGCCCCGACGAACGGCACCGACGACCCGCCCGCGACGCGAACCGAGTCGCCGCCGGACGGCGACGGAGGCGGCGGTGAGACGGGCACAGGAACGGGTACCGGCGGCGACGGGCCGAACCTGGCGGACGCTCGCGTCGCCGCCGAATCCGTCGCCGCGGGGTTCGTCTCGCCCGTCGACTTCTTCGCGCCGGCGGGCACCGACCGCCGGTTCGTCGTCGACCAACCCGGCGTCGTCTACGAGGTGACCGCGAACGGCCGCCGCGACGCGCCGTACCTCGACCTTCGGGAGCAGGTGGTCGACATCGGCGGCTACGACGAACGGGGACTGCTCGGCGTCGCCCCGCACCCCGAGTTCGCGGACAACGGCCGCCTGTACGTCCGGTACAGCGCGCCCCGCCGGGAGGGAACGCCGCGGGACTACAGCCACACGTTCGTCCTCAGCGAGTTCACCGTCGACCCCGGCGCGCGGACCGTCGACGGGGGTCGCGAGCGGACGCTGTTGGAACTGCCCGAACCGCAGTCGAACCACAACGCCGGGTCGGTCGGATTCGGCCCGGACGGCCTCCTCTACGTCGGCACCGGCGACGGCGGGGGCGGCGGCGACAGGGGAACCGGGCACGTCGCCGACTGGTACGACGCCGTCGACGGCGGCAACGGACAGGACGTGACCGAGAATCTTCTGGGGAGCATCCTCCGCCTCGACGTGGACTCGCGGGACGGGGACCGGCCGTACGGGATTCCCGCGGACAACCCCCTCGTCGGGCGCGACGGATTGGACGAGCAGTACGCGTGGGGCTTCCGCAACCCGTGGCGGTTCTCCTTCGATACTCGAGACGGGAACAACTGGGACCTCTACGTCGCCGACGTCGGACAGAGCGAGTACGAGGAGGTGAGCGTGGTCGAACGGGGCGGCAACTACGGCTGGAACGTCCGGGAGGGGACGCACTGCTACGGGGCGGGCGAGTGCCCGACGACGACGCCCGACGGCGACCCCCTCGTCGACCCGGTGATAGAGTACCCGCACTCGGGCGACGGCGCGACCGGCATCTCGGTCATCGGCGGCTACGTCGTCCGCGGCGGGGCGCTCTCGGGGACCGGCCTCGCGGGCGCGTATCTGTTCGCCGACTGGCGGTCGAACGGGCGCCTGTTCGCGGCGGACCCCGCTTCGGAGACGACGCCGTGGCCGGTGACCGAGGTGCCGATAACCGGCGACGGCGCGCCGGGGTCGTTCGTCACCGCCTTCGGTCGGGACGGCGAGGACCTGTTCGTGCTGTCGACCGGCGCGCGCGGACTGAATGACCGGACGGGCGCGCTGCACCGACTGGTCGCGCCCTGA
- a CDS encoding heme o synthase: MGVYLLLLVGATTALTDAAAACTAWPVCGDGFTAPTTADGWLAVGHRLAAVLVGILGVVTLAAGVRADVSRRILGAMVVAGLLYPVQAALGAFVAVDGPSATLSTAHLAVGMAIFGGLVVALAWTLETDTGDPTDRPESAPEPDLEPEGAHDPTVPTDPVDRAKATAYAYFRLMKPRLMWLLCLVASAGMALAATTGASLTPEIVLATLGGGVLSIGASGTFNHVLERDIDRRMERTSDRPLAVDLVPVRHAVAFGLLLAAASVALFAWVNVLAAVLGVGAILFYSVVYTLILKPNTVQNTVIGGAAGALPALIGWVAVTGSVGFGGLLLAAVIFLWTPAHFYNLALAYKDDYARGGFPMMPVVRGETETRKHTLWYLGATLIAAGALAAMEGLGLLYALTSIVFGGVFLYYVVRLHYEQTQSAALRSFHASNAYLGTLLLAVVVDTLAL; this comes from the coding sequence ATGGGGGTCTATCTCCTGCTGCTCGTCGGCGCGACGACGGCGCTCACCGACGCCGCGGCGGCTTGCACCGCCTGGCCCGTCTGCGGTGACGGTTTCACCGCGCCGACCACCGCCGACGGGTGGCTCGCGGTCGGCCACCGCCTCGCGGCCGTCCTCGTCGGCATCTTGGGGGTCGTCACGCTCGCCGCCGGCGTCCGCGCCGACGTGAGCCGTCGCATCCTCGGCGCGATGGTCGTCGCCGGTCTCCTCTATCCCGTCCAGGCCGCCCTCGGCGCGTTCGTCGCCGTCGACGGCCCGTCGGCGACGCTGTCGACCGCCCACCTCGCGGTAGGGATGGCCATCTTCGGCGGCCTCGTCGTCGCCCTCGCGTGGACGCTGGAGACGGACACCGGCGACCCGACGGACCGCCCCGAGAGCGCGCCCGAACCGGACCTCGAACCCGAGGGCGCACACGACCCGACCGTCCCGACCGACCCCGTCGACCGCGCGAAGGCGACCGCCTACGCGTACTTCCGCCTTATGAAGCCGCGGCTAATGTGGCTGCTCTGCCTCGTCGCCTCGGCGGGCATGGCGCTGGCGGCGACGACCGGCGCGAGCCTCACGCCCGAAATCGTCCTCGCCACCCTCGGCGGCGGCGTCCTCTCCATCGGCGCCTCGGGCACGTTCAACCACGTCCTCGAACGCGACATCGACCGCCGCATGGAGCGCACCAGCGACAGACCGCTCGCCGTCGACCTCGTGCCGGTGCGCCACGCCGTCGCGTTCGGCCTCCTCCTGGCCGCCGCCTCGGTGGCGCTGTTCGCGTGGGTGAACGTCCTCGCCGCCGTCCTCGGCGTCGGTGCTATCCTCTTCTACAGCGTCGTCTACACGCTGATTCTCAAACCGAACACGGTACAGAACACCGTCATCGGCGGCGCGGCGGGCGCGCTGCCCGCCCTCATCGGCTGGGTGGCCGTCACCGGCTCAGTCGGCTTCGGCGGTCTGCTGCTCGCGGCGGTCATCTTCCTGTGGACGCCCGCGCACTTCTACAACCTCGCCTTGGCGTACAAGGACGACTACGCCCGCGGCGGCTTCCCGATGATGCCCGTCGTCCGCGGCGAGACCGAGACCAGAAAGCACACGCTGTGGTACCTCGGCGCGACGCTCATCGCCGCCGGCGCGCTGGCGGCGATGGAGGGACTCGGTCTCCTCTACGCGCTGACGAGCATCGTCTTCGGCGGCGTCTTCCTCTACTACGTCGTCCGCCTGCACTACGAACAGACCCAGTCGGCGGCGCTCAGGTCGTTCCACGCCTCGAACGCCTACCTCGGCACCCTGCTCTTGGCCGTGGTCGTCGACACGCTGGCGCTCTGA
- the coxB gene encoding cytochrome c oxidase subunit II, protein MRKTRLALVSAFSVLVLAAFADPAAAQASASAELINELNSKLLYIAIPITVLVEVILLYAVVKFRNNDNPLPTKENRRLEITWTIATAIILLFVGVASYGVLANENVTYPGSDLADQSEEPVVVHAEAYQWGWEMSYPENGNFSTGTQIVVPKDRPVVIQVTSRDVIHGFHVPELALKMDAFPGQVNTIKTVPYEEGEYQGYCSEYCGVSHSQMYFTVEVVSQEEYQNWLDEQQNSSGGGGSGSIEAPASASAPALAR, encoded by the coding sequence ATGCGAAAGACGCGTTTAGCGCTCGTTTCCGCGTTCTCGGTCCTCGTCCTGGCGGCGTTCGCGGACCCCGCCGCGGCGCAGGCGTCGGCGAGCGCCGAACTCATCAACGAGCTGAACAGCAAGCTTCTGTACATCGCCATCCCCATCACCGTCCTCGTCGAGGTCATCCTCCTCTACGCGGTGGTGAAGTTCCGGAACAACGACAACCCGCTGCCGACCAAGGAGAACCGGCGGCTCGAAATCACCTGGACCATCGCCACGGCCATCATCCTGCTGTTCGTCGGCGTCGCCTCCTACGGCGTGCTGGCGAACGAGAACGTCACCTACCCGGGGTCGGATTTGGCCGATCAGAGCGAGGAACCGGTCGTCGTCCACGCCGAAGCGTATCAGTGGGGCTGGGAGATGTCCTACCCCGAGAACGGTAACTTCAGCACGGGCACGCAGATAGTGGTGCCGAAGGACAGGCCGGTGGTGATCCAAGTCACCTCCAGGGACGTGATACACGGCTTCCACGTCCCCGAGTTGGCGCTGAAGATGGACGCCTTCCCGGGCCAGGTTAACACCATCAAGACGGTGCCCTACGAGGAGGGGGAGTACCAGGGTTACTGCTCTGAGTACTGCGGCGTCTCCCACTCACAGATGTACTTCACCGTCGAAGTCGTCTCACAGGAGGAGTACCAGAACTGGCTCGACGAGCAGCAGAACAGCAGCGGTGGCGGCGGAAGCGGTAGCATCGAGGCACCCGCGTCCGCGTCGGCACCCGCGCTGGCGCGATAG
- a CDS encoding ABC transporter ATP-binding protein, with amino-acid sequence MDEVLVAENLRKSYGDKEALSDVSLSVAAGEVFGLIGPNGAGKTTLVRALTGTTPVDGAVSVLGESPTDVDRSRVGLLPQSFSPASRLTARELVSYYAGLYDEARDPESVLADVGLTGDDATTWYEDLSGGQQRRACVAAALVNDPDVLFLDEPTTGIDPAGRRDLWDLLDGLAAGGTTVFLTSHSMPEVERLADRVGLLNAGELVAVGSPRELVAAHGGDSRLEVETEAPPETVVETFGGRFDVAARDGRLVFEGLTPRDIGDAVRALDDAGVAYGTLTWTQPDLEDVYLSLTGESFEGRSSVADAVAADGGTANGDGSGGERR; translated from the coding sequence ATGGACGAGGTACTCGTCGCCGAGAACCTTCGGAAATCCTACGGCGACAAGGAGGCCCTCTCGGACGTCTCGCTGTCGGTCGCGGCGGGCGAGGTGTTCGGACTCATCGGCCCCAACGGCGCGGGCAAGACGACGCTCGTTCGCGCCCTCACCGGAACCACCCCCGTCGACGGCGCGGTGTCCGTCCTCGGCGAGTCACCGACGGACGTCGACCGCTCCCGCGTCGGACTGCTGCCGCAGTCGTTCTCGCCGGCGTCGCGGCTCACCGCGCGCGAACTCGTCTCCTACTACGCCGGCCTGTACGACGAGGCGCGCGACCCCGAGTCCGTGCTCGCGGACGTTGGCCTGACGGGCGACGACGCGACGACGTGGTACGAGGACCTCTCGGGCGGCCAGCAGCGGCGCGCCTGCGTCGCGGCGGCGCTTGTGAACGACCCTGACGTGCTCTTCCTCGACGAACCGACCACCGGCATCGACCCGGCGGGTCGGCGGGACCTGTGGGACCTCCTCGACGGCCTCGCCGCGGGGGGGACGACGGTGTTTCTGACCAGCCACTCGATGCCCGAGGTCGAACGCCTCGCCGACCGCGTCGGCCTGTTGAACGCGGGCGAACTCGTCGCCGTCGGCTCGCCCCGCGAACTCGTCGCCGCGCACGGCGGCGACAGCCGACTCGAAGTGGAGACGGAGGCGCCGCCGGAGACGGTGGTCGAGACGTTCGGCGGGCGGTTCGACGTCGCCGCCCGCGACGGCCGCCTCGTCTTCGAAGGCCTGACCCCGCGGGACATCGGCGACGCCGTCCGCGCCCTCGACGACGCGGGCGTCGCCTACGGCACGCTGACGTGGACCCAACCCGACCTCGAAGACGTCTACCTTTCCCTGACGGGCGAGTCCTTCGAGGGACGGTCGAGCGTCGCGGACGCGGTGGCGGCGGACGGCGGGACCGCGAACGGCGACGGGAGCGGAGGTGAGCGACGGTGA
- a CDS encoding ABC transporter permease, translating into MSSLGRIRAEFTASWHSFLRRRTAVFFTFFFPVIIVLIFGALVQTQPTGGGLFAEDPAYYVPGYLAVVVLFTPLSRVGSTIARHREGNRFEKLATTPLSRSEWLLGQTLVNVVVIGLAALALLVLTVVVTGVSLPLRPATLSIVLFVAFGVTLFCGLGAIIGRVADSQDGVIAASNAIALPLLFLSETFVTPDLLPTWFRPALNLSPLTYFARGVRAVTTETGDPWTNLAVLAVLSALFFAAGAYAIPRTD; encoded by the coding sequence GTGAGTTCGCTCGGTCGCATCCGCGCGGAGTTCACCGCCTCGTGGCACTCGTTCCTCCGGCGGCGCACGGCGGTGTTCTTCACGTTCTTCTTCCCGGTCATCATCGTGCTCATCTTCGGGGCGTTGGTGCAGACGCAACCCACCGGCGGCGGTCTGTTCGCCGAGGACCCCGCCTACTACGTGCCGGGCTACCTCGCCGTCGTCGTCCTGTTCACGCCGCTGTCGCGCGTCGGGTCGACCATCGCCCGGCACCGGGAGGGGAACCGCTTCGAGAAACTGGCGACGACGCCACTCTCTCGGTCCGAGTGGCTGCTCGGTCAGACGCTCGTGAACGTCGTCGTCATCGGACTCGCGGCGCTGGCGCTGCTCGTTCTCACCGTCGTCGTGACGGGCGTGTCGCTCCCGCTTCGACCGGCGACGCTCTCCATCGTGCTGTTCGTCGCCTTCGGCGTCACGCTGTTCTGCGGGCTGGGGGCGATTATCGGCCGCGTCGCCGACTCGCAGGACGGCGTCATCGCCGCGTCGAACGCCATCGCCCTCCCCCTCCTCTTCCTCTCGGAGACGTTCGTCACGCCCGACCTGCTTCCGACGTGGTTCCGTCCCGCGTTGAACCTCTCGCCGCTGACCTACTTCGCCCGCGGCGTCCGCGCGGTGACGACGGAAACGGGCGACCCGTGGACGAACCTCGCCGTCCTCGCCGTCCTCTCGGCGCTGTTCTTCGCGGCCGGCGCGTACGCCATCCCGCGGACGGACTGA
- a CDS encoding biotin--[acetyl-CoA-carboxylase] ligase, translating into MTDDPPVTFRESMGNTSLRVRQMADDGAPHGTMVVASELTAARGRTGNEWAAPPGGVWTSTLLRPGLPAERVGRLTFAGAVAVVDALEPLAVDARLKWPNDVVVARGSEDGRPRKLAGVLTEPVVDGVPVPGKPVDEVFGDDGVDVEYVVLGVGINANLDPADLELDRPATTLRAEVGSVDREALARRLRDSLCARCAAAESDEGFAALLDEWRDRAETLGSRVRVRRRGGPDVSGVARDVSARGGLLVETEEETVELTEGEATRLREGE; encoded by the coding sequence ATGACCGACGACCCGCCGGTGACGTTCCGCGAATCGATGGGGAACACGAGCCTCCGCGTCCGACAGATGGCGGACGACGGCGCGCCGCACGGAACGATGGTCGTCGCCAGCGAACTTACCGCCGCGCGCGGCCGGACGGGGAACGAGTGGGCGGCCCCGCCGGGCGGCGTCTGGACGAGCACTCTCCTCCGGCCCGGCCTCCCCGCAGAGCGGGTCGGCCGCCTCACGTTCGCCGGCGCCGTGGCCGTCGTCGACGCCCTCGAACCCCTCGCCGTCGACGCGCGCCTGAAGTGGCCGAACGACGTCGTCGTCGCGCGCGGGAGCGAGGACGGTCGGCCGAGGAAACTCGCCGGCGTGCTCACCGAACCCGTCGTCGACGGCGTCCCGGTGCCCGGCAAACCCGTCGACGAGGTGTTCGGCGACGACGGCGTCGACGTCGAGTACGTCGTCCTCGGCGTCGGCATCAACGCGAATCTCGACCCCGCCGACCTCGAACTCGACAGGCCGGCGACGACGCTCCGCGCCGAAGTCGGGTCGGTCGACCGGGAGGCGTTGGCCCGCCGACTCCGCGACTCGCTGTGCGCGCGGTGTGCGGCCGCCGAGTCGGACGAGGGGTTCGCCGCACTCCTGGACGAGTGGCGCGACCGCGCGGAGACGCTCGGGTCGCGCGTGAGGGTCCGTCGGCGCGGTGGACCGGACGTCTCCGGCGTCGCGCGCGACGTCTCGGCGCGCGGCGGACTGCTGGTCGAGACCGAGGAGGAAACGGTCGAACTGACCGAGGGAGAGGCGACGCGACTGCGCGAGGGGGAGTGA
- a CDS encoding aldo/keto reductase: MSLDYRRLGSTGTKVSELCFGTWRFGRETNGVLETSKNDAHDLLDAFADRGGNFIDTANVYGNPNGRSESWIGDWLSQRERSEYVLASKVYFPFDEENPNGSGLSRTHIRNQIEGTLDRLGTDYLDLYYIHRWDEETDIEETLSALNALVEKGKVNYLGASTMASWQLTKALWKSDVEDYERFEVTQPLFHAGYYEDVKEYLDVCGDQELAVCPYSPLAGGFLTGKYERADPEDPKQVVAPDGSRASFDDRFDQFYLSERGWKVLDAVREVADEADASPAQVALRWLMDYPDATVVPIVGARTEEQLDENIGAADVDLSDEQWERIMDARYDEDGQLWH, translated from the coding sequence ATGAGTCTCGACTACCGGCGACTCGGCAGCACGGGGACGAAGGTGTCCGAACTCTGTTTCGGAACGTGGCGCTTCGGCCGCGAGACGAACGGCGTGTTGGAGACGTCGAAGAACGACGCCCACGACCTCCTGGACGCATTCGCCGACCGCGGGGGCAACTTCATCGACACCGCGAACGTGTACGGGAACCCGAACGGCCGCTCGGAGTCGTGGATCGGCGACTGGCTCTCCCAGCGCGAGCGGTCCGAGTACGTCCTCGCCTCGAAGGTGTACTTCCCGTTCGACGAGGAGAACCCGAACGGCTCGGGCCTCTCGCGCACGCACATCCGAAACCAGATAGAGGGGACGCTGGACCGACTCGGGACGGACTACCTCGACCTCTACTACATCCACCGCTGGGACGAGGAGACCGACATCGAGGAGACGCTGTCGGCGCTGAACGCCCTCGTCGAGAAGGGGAAGGTGAACTACCTCGGCGCGTCGACGATGGCCTCGTGGCAGCTCACGAAGGCGCTGTGGAAGTCCGACGTGGAGGACTACGAGCGCTTCGAGGTGACCCAGCCGCTGTTCCACGCGGGATACTACGAGGACGTGAAGGAGTATCTCGACGTCTGCGGGGACCAAGAGCTCGCGGTGTGTCCGTACTCGCCGCTGGCGGGCGGTTTCCTGACAGGGAAGTACGAGCGGGCCGACCCCGAGGACCCGAAGCAGGTCGTCGCGCCCGACGGCTCCCGCGCGTCGTTCGACGACCGGTTCGACCAGTTCTACCTCTCTGAGCGCGGGTGGAAAGTGCTTGACGCCGTGCGCGAGGTGGCCGACGAGGCGGACGCCTCGCCCGCGCAGGTGGCGCTCCGCTGGCTGATGGACTACCCCGACGCGACGGTGGTGCCCATCGTCGGCGCGCGCACCGAAGAGCAACTGGACGAGAACATCGGCGCGGCGGACGTCGACCTCTCCGATGAACAGTGGGAGCGAATCATGGACGCGCGCTACGACGAAGACGGTCAGCTCTGGCACTGA
- a CDS encoding DUF7546 family protein yields MSVSESLGRVVADRDVLYAGLLANTLGILSLAYVLVTGIDVSQPRYSFYGLLWVVVGVLAVWKTAPAPTDARTRRRAAVIAVGYAVVLAFAGGVVVTSTMSVGPDWAFRVATLAPGWGPAPTISTPFATIVLMPARVVGYLALSYLVYATVIDAAGSAVSGVLGLLSCVSCSWPILASILTGVFGGGSALVAATFDLSYDISTLVFVVTVVLLYWRPFGPGRGRGD; encoded by the coding sequence GTGTCCGTCTCCGAATCGCTCGGTCGGGTCGTCGCCGACCGCGACGTGCTGTACGCCGGCCTCCTGGCGAACACGCTCGGCATCCTCTCGCTCGCGTACGTTCTCGTCACGGGCATCGACGTCTCGCAACCGCGCTACTCCTTCTACGGGTTGCTCTGGGTTGTCGTCGGCGTCCTCGCCGTCTGGAAGACGGCGCCCGCACCGACCGACGCCCGGACCCGCCGCCGGGCCGCCGTCATCGCCGTCGGCTACGCCGTCGTGCTCGCGTTCGCGGGCGGCGTCGTCGTCACCTCGACGATGTCTGTCGGTCCCGACTGGGCGTTCCGCGTCGCCACGCTCGCGCCCGGGTGGGGACCCGCGCCGACGATATCCACGCCGTTCGCCACCATCGTCCTCATGCCCGCCCGCGTCGTCGGCTACCTCGCGCTGTCGTACCTCGTGTACGCGACGGTCATCGACGCCGCCGGCTCGGCCGTCTCCGGAGTGTTGGGCCTGCTCTCCTGCGTCTCCTGCTCGTGGCCGATTCTCGCGTCGATACTCACCGGCGTGTTCGGGGGTGGGTCGGCGCTCGTCGCCGCGACGTTCGACCTCTCCTACGACATCTCGACGCTCGTCTTCGTCGTCACCGTCGTCCTGCTCTACTGGCGGCCGTTCGGCCCCGGCCGCGGTCGCGGCGACTGA
- a CDS encoding Rdx family protein, translated as MSEVEIEYCVPCGFLERAEEMQHAVLEQFGERIDRVSLVTGDHGVLTVAVDGELVWDKSEDEYDVDEVTRRVRAAL; from the coding sequence ATGAGCGAGGTCGAAATCGAGTACTGCGTGCCGTGCGGGTTCTTGGAGCGAGCCGAAGAGATGCAGCACGCCGTCCTCGAACAGTTCGGCGAGCGAATCGACCGCGTCTCCCTGGTGACCGGCGACCACGGCGTGCTCACCGTCGCCGTCGACGGCGAACTCGTGTGGGACAAAAGCGAGGACGAGTACGACGTGGACGAGGTCACCCGCCGCGTCCGGGCGGCGCTCTGA
- a CDS encoding metal-dependent hydrolase gives MKSVEHAVVGAVVSAAAATLIFPTPSGVTFGGLVAFGVLLSVFVDLDHFLIARAMVGDWRNLERAVTNPRVGLVEQEKVFADLDEEGLIQRRLLSHHLVGGTLCLVLALLGLGRLAVFVAVVLYAHVLCDYLRDIGYA, from the coding sequence GTGAAGTCAGTCGAACACGCCGTCGTCGGCGCCGTCGTCTCGGCGGCCGCGGCGACGCTCATCTTCCCGACTCCGAGCGGCGTCACGTTCGGGGGCCTCGTCGCCTTCGGCGTCCTCCTGAGCGTCTTCGTCGACCTGGACCACTTCCTCATCGCGCGCGCGATGGTCGGCGACTGGCGGAACCTCGAACGCGCGGTGACGAACCCCCGCGTCGGACTCGTCGAACAGGAGAAAGTGTTCGCCGACTTGGACGAGGAGGGCCTCATCCAGCGCCGACTGCTCAGTCACCACCTCGTCGGCGGAACGCTCTGTCTCGTCCTCGCCCTCCTCGGCCTCGGACGCCTCGCCGTCTTCGTCGCCGTCGTCCTCTACGCGCACGTCCTCTGCGACTACCTCAGGGACATCGGCTACGCGTGA